A window of the Pyrodictium abyssi genome harbors these coding sequences:
- a CDS encoding phosphoglycerate kinase, with translation MPCSLRNKHLIPTIDDIDKYFGIKGSKILLRIDINSPIDPETKDILDDSRIRAHAVTVRELVERGAAVVAMSHQGRPGDSDFVSLGKHAELLEKHTGLPVRFIDDVIGPAAREAIKSLQPGEVLLLDNTRLVSEEIIEATPEKHAESIFVTRLAPLFNYYVNDAFATAHRSQPSIVGFPMRLPSAAGRVMERELTALSKLYNPEERPRVFVLGGGKVHDTLRILEHLHSNGAVDRILATGLVAELFMVAKGINIGEANLRVLEAKGLLSLLPRARRLLLRGLPIETPVDFRTLVDDHIEVETIGHIKGVIKDIGPQTVKMYTEIMKEARLIVMRGPAGVIEDPRFREGSRELVRAAIESNAYVIVGGGHLNSIIAELGLAGRPNLHISTGGGALLLFLAGEDLPGLTALAKSAEKFFSQLTG, from the coding sequence TTGCCGTGCAGCTTACGCAACAAGCACCTCATACCAACCATCGACGATATTGACAAGTATTTTGGTATTAAGGGCTCCAAGATACTGCTAAGGATAGACATTAACAGTCCTATAGACCCAGAGACCAAGGATATCTTAGACGATAGCCGGATACGTGCCCATGCTGTGACGGTACGCGAGCTTGTGGAGCGGGGCGCTGCTGTTGTAGCTATGTCGCATCAGGGAAGGCCCGGCGACAGCGACTTCGTAAGCCTAGGTAAGCATGCTGAACTCTTAGAGAAGCATACAGGTCTACCGGTACGCTTTATCGACGACGTTATAGGGCCGGCAGCCCGCGAGGCTATAAAGAGCCTCCAGCCTGGCGAGGTCCTGCTCCTAGACAATACGCGTTTGGTCTCCGAGGAGATCATTGAGGCGACTCCGGAGAAGCACGCCGAGAGCATATTTGTTACGAGGCTAGCACCTCTATTCAACTACTACGTGAACGACGCTTTTGCTACAGCGCATAGGAGCCAGCCCAGCATAGTAGGATTCCCCATGAGGCTACCCTCGGCAGCCGGCCGCGTCATGGAGAGGGAGCTAACCGCGCTATCCAAGCTATACAACCCCGAGGAGAGGCCACGTGTGTTTGTACTAGGCGGTGGAAAGGTTCACGACACGCTACGTATATTAGAGCACCTCCACAGCAATGGTGCTGTGGACAGGATACTCGCTACAGGCCTTGTCGCAGAACTGTTCATGGTGGCGAAGGGCATCAATATCGGCGAGGCGAATCTCCGGGTACTAGAGGCTAAGGGCTTGTTGTCCCTCCTACCGCGTGCCAGACGCCTGCTACTACGAGGACTCCCCATAGAGACCCCTGTAGACTTCCGAACCCTTGTAGACGACCACATAGAGGTCGAAACAATCGGCCACATAAAGGGCGTCATTAAGGACATCGGCCCTCAGACAGTGAAGATGTACACAGAGATAATGAAGGAGGCACGACTGATAGTTATGAGGGGGCCTGCTGGCGTTATAGAAGATCCACGATTCCGCGAGGGGAGTAGGGAGCTTGTACGCGCTGCTATAGAGAGCAACGCCTACGTAATAGTCGGAGGCGGCCACCTCAACAGCATCATAGCCGAGCTAGGACTAGCTGGAAGGCCTAACCTTCACATAAGCACCGGCGGCGGAGCGCTTCTGCTGTTCCTTGCTGGCGAGGACCTACCCGGCCTAACCGCGTTAGCCAAGTCCGCTGAGAAGTTCTTCAGCCAACTAACAGGCTAG
- a CDS encoding ATP-dependent helicase — MTITRVNNCPSDDEVYRLLRPYVAEWFRRRYGSFTVPQRCAIPLIKKGYNVLVSSPTGTGKTLAVFLGIIDELYKLAEEGRLENQIYVVYVSPLRALNNDMWRNLLQPLEGIRKTAEEMGIDLPEIRVAVRTSDTPPSEKQKMTRSPPHILITTPESLAIALAAPKFRERLSTTRWIIVDEIHELASSKRGSHLSLSIERLDYATGGKLQRIGLSATIAPLEEVAKFLVGYQDTGEPRNCMIVDARFAKPIDIRVLCPVKDLIHTPAEVVNEAIYRLLAKLIREHRTTLIFTNTRSATERVVYKLKKILKEEGIADMDEIEAHHSSLSRDVRLSVEEKLKKGELKVVVSSTSLELGIDIGYIDLVVLLSSPKSVSRMLQRIGRAGHHIRQVSKGRIIVVDRDDLVECTVLAKAGMERKIDRVHIPRNPLDVLAQHIVGMAIEKKWSIDEAYRLVKRSYTFHTLSFEDFMAVLRFLAGKYGLEEHKVYAKIWLDEEEGVFGRRRGSRMIYYLNSGTIPDEVKIRVYTLDGRYVGDLEEAFVQILGPGDIFVLGGRTYEFIRSEGMRVYVKPAEGQRPTVPSWFSEMLPLAFDSALLVGAFRRWIADMIRQGLPRSKAVELIASNYNLEVHAAENIYDYVLEQYLFTDGLVPSDKLILVELYHDYEEETTSVIFHTLFGRRVNDALSRAYAYRLSSMIGSNVRVTVTDNAFMLTVPGIRDGIDLRQLVYSVKPDNIESILRSVLRNTELLKRRFRHCAERGFMLLRRYRSRTRDPHTLQLNAQTLLEAVKRIPGFPLLREAYREILEDYMDIENAKLVLKWIHDGDVEVSFFGPTSVPSPFAHHIVVRGYSDIVLMEDRKKMLVELHNRVMTLLAERIKQSGSDTVTAVGGK; from the coding sequence TTGACAATAACGCGCGTCAATAACTGTCCAAGCGATGACGAGGTGTACCGGCTGCTACGACCCTATGTCGCAGAATGGTTCCGTAGAAGGTATGGCAGTTTTACCGTTCCACAGCGGTGCGCTATACCACTGATAAAGAAGGGCTATAATGTTCTCGTCTCCTCGCCCACCGGGACTGGCAAGACACTGGCAGTATTCCTTGGCATAATAGACGAGCTCTATAAGCTAGCGGAGGAGGGAAGGCTTGAGAACCAGATCTATGTAGTGTACGTGTCGCCACTCCGTGCACTCAACAATGACATGTGGCGTAATCTCCTACAGCCCCTTGAGGGCATAAGGAAGACAGCAGAAGAGATGGGGATCGATCTCCCCGAGATCAGAGTAGCCGTTCGCACCAGTGATACACCGCCTTCAGAGAAGCAGAAGATGACGCGTAGCCCGCCGCATATCCTGATAACGACGCCGGAGAGCCTTGCCATAGCGCTTGCTGCGCCTAAGTTCCGCGAGAGGCTTAGCACCACAAGGTGGATAATAGTTGACGAGATTCACGAGCTAGCCTCTAGCAAGAGGGGCTCCCATCTAAGTCTGTCGATTGAGAGGCTAGACTACGCTACTGGAGGCAAGCTTCAGCGCATAGGACTCTCGGCGACGATAGCACCGCTTGAAGAGGTCGCCAAGTTCCTTGTGGGATACCAGGATACTGGCGAGCCACGTAACTGCATGATAGTCGACGCGAGGTTTGCAAAGCCCATAGACATTAGGGTCTTGTGCCCGGTGAAGGACCTGATACATACTCCAGCTGAGGTCGTCAATGAGGCTATTTACCGCCTCTTAGCGAAGCTGATACGCGAGCACCGTACTACATTGATATTTACTAACACGCGTAGCGCCACTGAGAGAGTCGTGTATAAGCTTAAGAAGATACTCAAGGAGGAAGGCATAGCCGACATGGATGAGATAGAGGCACATCATAGCAGCCTTAGCCGCGATGTAAGGCTCTCTGTGGAGGAGAAGCTCAAGAAGGGCGAACTCAAAGTAGTTGTATCATCTACCAGCCTCGAGCTCGGCATAGACATAGGCTATATAGACCTGGTGGTACTACTGAGTAGTCCTAAGAGCGTTTCACGTATGCTGCAGAGGATAGGGCGGGCCGGACACCATATACGCCAGGTTAGTAAGGGCCGCATCATAGTCGTTGACCGAGACGACCTCGTCGAATGCACGGTGCTCGCTAAAGCTGGGATGGAGAGGAAGATAGACCGTGTGCATATACCACGCAACCCTCTCGACGTATTAGCTCAGCACATAGTCGGGATGGCTATTGAGAAGAAGTGGAGCATAGATGAGGCTTACCGGCTGGTTAAGAGGAGCTACACCTTCCATACACTCTCCTTTGAGGACTTTATGGCAGTGCTCCGGTTCTTGGCAGGAAAGTACGGCCTAGAGGAGCACAAGGTCTACGCAAAGATATGGCTTGACGAGGAAGAAGGCGTGTTCGGTAGGCGCCGTGGATCGCGCATGATATACTACCTGAACAGCGGCACTATACCGGACGAGGTTAAGATACGTGTATACACACTGGACGGCAGATATGTAGGAGACCTCGAAGAGGCGTTTGTACAGATACTAGGCCCCGGAGACATCTTCGTACTGGGTGGCCGCACCTACGAGTTCATACGCTCCGAGGGCATGAGGGTATACGTAAAGCCCGCCGAGGGCCAGAGACCGACTGTGCCAAGCTGGTTCTCCGAGATGCTACCACTAGCATTCGACTCCGCCCTACTCGTAGGCGCCTTCCGCCGATGGATAGCAGACATGATACGCCAGGGCCTGCCGAGAAGCAAGGCTGTGGAGCTCATAGCCTCCAACTACAACCTCGAAGTACATGCAGCCGAAAACATATACGATTATGTTCTCGAACAGTACCTGTTCACCGACGGTCTCGTGCCAAGCGATAAGCTCATACTCGTGGAGCTATACCACGACTACGAAGAGGAGACAACATCAGTGATATTCCATACACTATTCGGTAGAAGGGTTAACGACGCGCTCTCCAGGGCTTACGCGTACAGGCTATCATCCATGATAGGCTCGAACGTCCGAGTCACTGTTACCGATAACGCATTCATGCTCACAGTGCCAGGAATACGAGATGGCATAGACCTAAGGCAGCTAGTCTACAGCGTTAAGCCCGACAATATAGAGAGTATACTCAGAAGCGTCCTCCGGAACACAGAGCTACTGAAGAGACGGTTCAGGCACTGTGCCGAGCGGGGCTTTATGCTCCTGCGCCGCTACCGTAGCCGCACACGCGACCCCCATACACTCCAGCTAAACGCTCAAACACTGCTTGAGGCTGTTAAGCGTATACCCGGCTTCCCCCTGCTCCGGGAGGCCTACCGCGAGATACTAGAAGACTACATGGACATAGAGAACGCGAAGCTAGTGTTAAAGTGGATACACGATGGCGACGTCGAGGTAAGCTTCTTCGGCCCAACCAGCGTCCCGAGCCCGTTCGCCCACCACATAGTGGTGCGCGGCTACAGCGACATAGTGCTCATGGAGGACCGTAAGAAGATGCTAGTAGAGCTCCACAACCGGGTTATGACACTGCTAGCCGAGCGGATAAAACAGTCTGGCAGCGATACAGTAACTGCTGTAGGCGGGAAGTAG
- a CDS encoding ribbon-helix-helix domain-containing protein, whose product MPQTIIVTFKAPAELVERLDELVRTGVFRNRSEALRHALVILINRYRGEEFASEALRGGNKDALQVT is encoded by the coding sequence TTGCCTCAGACAATCATAGTGACGTTTAAAGCGCCCGCAGAACTTGTTGAAAGGCTAGACGAGCTAGTCCGTACAGGAGTGTTCAGAAACCGCAGCGAAGCATTACGCCACGCGCTCGTCATACTAATAAACCGGTACAGGGGTGAAGAGTTTGCCAGCGAGGCTCTCCGAGGAGGAAATAAAGACGCTCTACAAGTTACGTGA
- a CDS encoding PolB1-binding protein PBP2 family protein, producing the protein MKSLPARLSEEEIKTLYKLREIIVKFNSDELKVFSYVWDNISVGEILFERDLNQIHGVNKPILAAASLREKGVIERGEGCYNLARWLRPLRKKIGSFQDLRLLLDKLP; encoded by the coding sequence GTGAAGAGTTTGCCAGCGAGGCTCTCCGAGGAGGAAATAAAGACGCTCTACAAGTTACGTGAGATAATAGTGAAGTTCAACTCCGACGAGTTGAAAGTGTTCAGCTATGTGTGGGATAACATATCTGTTGGCGAGATACTGTTTGAGCGAGATCTGAACCAGATACATGGCGTCAATAAGCCTATTCTTGCGGCAGCGTCGCTTAGAGAGAAGGGAGTTATAGAGCGTGGAGAAGGCTGCTACAACCTAGCACGCTGGCTGCGCCCCCTGCGGAAAAAGATAGGCAGTTTCCAGGACCTCCGCCTCCTGCTAGACAAGCTCCCTTAG
- the cas4 gene encoding CRISPR-associated protein Cas4, translating to MAIVGELYRIKQRDFSEKLREMTDPRIIYVTDLVSCSYKRSMRLAFPLMSFRFEPPLVLGDLVHAGLGSLLSEHGWETEVPVEEKYSIDGEEYILKGRIDLLKRGEDGKPETIVEVKTSRELPENSPREHHAMQLRIYMQLTGASRGYLLYVTPERLVEFEIEPSSINIENLIRETVYNLQAPRYDWECRYCNYRKICPYARTGKRMA from the coding sequence GTGGCTATTGTAGGCGAGCTTTACAGGATTAAGCAGCGGGACTTCAGCGAAAAACTGCGGGAGATGACAGACCCGCGTATAATCTACGTAACAGATCTTGTCTCTTGTAGCTATAAGCGCAGTATGAGGCTGGCTTTTCCCCTGATGAGTTTCCGCTTCGAGCCACCCCTAGTCCTCGGCGATCTAGTGCATGCTGGCTTGGGCTCCCTCCTCTCGGAACATGGATGGGAGACGGAGGTACCTGTGGAGGAGAAGTATAGTATCGACGGAGAGGAGTACATACTCAAAGGACGTATAGACCTATTGAAGCGCGGCGAGGATGGAAAACCGGAGACGATAGTAGAGGTGAAGACGTCGCGCGAGCTGCCAGAGAATAGCCCACGCGAACACCATGCCATGCAGCTACGAATATACATGCAGCTAACGGGTGCTAGCCGCGGGTACCTACTATATGTTACGCCGGAGAGGCTCGTGGAATTCGAGATAGAGCCGTCCAGCATAAATATAGAGAATCTGATAAGAGAGACAGTCTACAACCTCCAGGCGCCGCGCTATGACTGGGAGTGCAGGTACTGTAACTACCGAAAAATATGCCCCTATGCTAGAACGGGTAAACGCATGGCATAG
- a CDS encoding PHP domain-containing protein gives MPLLRLKGDLHMHSTFSDGRNSPEEILLAAVEKDLDVISITDHDTFSGALRALKSAKSMQLDLVVIVGAEIRTTAGDILVYCSDSPPDAVPRDPFELADAAHEHGCIVVPAHPFDARRKGIGKLVYDGQWDAIEVYNAYSDPFSNHKAEQAARELGIPGIANSDAHVASAIGSAYNIIEVGDRNADSVIDAIKTGRVRPVYGRPSFSAIASTLAWSIERRIKRRRGPSRLDYIDDEDYGAYTF, from the coding sequence ATGCCCCTTCTTAGGCTTAAAGGAGACCTACATATGCACAGTACATTCAGTGATGGCCGGAACAGCCCCGAAGAAATACTACTAGCAGCCGTAGAGAAAGACCTCGACGTGATATCGATAACAGACCATGACACTTTCTCCGGGGCGCTTAGAGCACTAAAATCGGCTAAGAGCATGCAGCTCGATCTAGTTGTAATCGTGGGCGCCGAGATACGCACAACGGCAGGAGACATACTGGTGTACTGCAGCGATTCTCCACCTGACGCGGTTCCACGCGACCCGTTCGAGCTAGCTGACGCGGCACATGAGCACGGCTGCATAGTTGTTCCAGCACATCCATTCGATGCCAGGAGAAAAGGTATCGGCAAACTAGTATACGACGGCCAATGGGACGCGATAGAGGTATACAATGCCTATAGCGATCCCTTCTCGAACCACAAGGCAGAGCAGGCAGCGCGGGAGCTAGGCATACCCGGTATAGCTAATAGTGATGCACACGTTGCCAGTGCCATCGGCTCCGCCTACAATATAATAGAAGTTGGCGACAGGAACGCGGATAGCGTAATAGATGCAATCAAAACTGGTAGGGTGAGGCCGGTCTACGGTAGGCCAAGCTTCTCAGCAATAGCCTCGACTCTTGCATGGAGCATAGAGCGTAGGATAAAGAGGAGGCGCGGGCCGAGCCGGCTAGACTACATAGATGACGAGGACTACGGAGCGTACACGTTCTAG
- a CDS encoding tryptophan--tRNA ligase, with translation MEEKPVRLDPWASAVKLEYDKLFRYFGIKPFQEVLPRVSQVFGDPLHLMRRGVIFGHRDYDKILEAYKSGERVALVTGFMPSGKFHFGHKMVADQIIYYQKLGFEIFIVIADAEAYAVRKLDRKKVIEIGLYEYVANLIALGLEKNKHTHIYFQTNYEKPYYRLIQMFSRKITMAEMEAIYGDLEPGKVVAALTQAADILHPQLEYFGGFKYVVVPVGADQDPHIRFTRDIADRFENELGLRRPASTYHRFQTGLDGNKMSSSRPDYTIFLSDPVDVAVRKLKRALTGGRATVEEQRRLGGVPENCTIYEFYVYHLLQDDRELARIYSECKEGRLLCGPDKQYAAELLAKFLEEHQRRLEKARDRVLDYVEPPEF, from the coding sequence GTGGAGGAGAAGCCAGTAAGGCTAGACCCTTGGGCGTCGGCAGTCAAGCTAGAGTATGATAAGCTGTTCCGCTACTTCGGTATAAAGCCCTTCCAGGAGGTTCTACCACGTGTTAGCCAGGTATTTGGCGATCCTCTACACCTTATGCGGCGCGGCGTCATCTTCGGGCATAGAGACTACGACAAGATACTAGAGGCGTACAAGTCCGGAGAACGTGTAGCCCTTGTAACCGGGTTTATGCCGAGCGGCAAGTTCCACTTCGGACACAAGATGGTCGCAGACCAGATAATATACTACCAGAAACTGGGCTTCGAGATATTCATTGTGATAGCCGACGCCGAGGCGTACGCTGTCAGGAAACTAGACCGGAAGAAGGTAATAGAGATAGGCCTATACGAGTACGTAGCTAACCTCATAGCCCTAGGCCTCGAAAAGAACAAGCATACGCACATATACTTCCAGACGAACTACGAGAAGCCATACTATCGGCTAATCCAGATGTTCTCACGGAAGATAACCATGGCCGAGATGGAGGCAATCTACGGGGACCTGGAGCCAGGGAAGGTAGTAGCAGCATTGACGCAGGCGGCCGATATACTGCATCCACAGCTAGAGTACTTTGGCGGGTTCAAGTACGTGGTAGTCCCGGTTGGAGCTGACCAGGATCCGCACATAAGGTTCACAAGGGACATAGCGGATAGGTTTGAGAACGAGCTAGGGCTGAGGCGTCCAGCATCGACGTATCACCGGTTCCAGACTGGCCTCGACGGGAACAAGATGAGCAGCTCAAGGCCAGACTACACCATATTCCTATCAGACCCCGTGGATGTCGCCGTGCGTAAACTCAAACGCGCACTAACAGGTGGAAGAGCCACTGTCGAAGAGCAGCGTAGGCTAGGCGGAGTACCCGAGAACTGCACCATATACGAGTTCTACGTGTACCATCTCCTGCAGGACGATAGAGAGCTAGCTAGGATATACAGTGAGTGTAAGGAAGGACGCCTACTGTGTGGGCCCGACAAGCAGTATGCTGCAGAGCTGCTTGCGAAGTTCCTTGAGGAGCATCAGAGGAGGCTCGAGAAGGCGCGGGACAGAGTACTTGACTATGTTGAGCCACCAGAGTTCTAG
- a CDS encoding DNA double-strand break repair nuclease NurA gives MVEIIEFNDVRDAVERIASKLPLVDEKLRLLVERNIGIKRVTNHVASPDPVYAVDSAFPRSPLDLVGMSMSIVAVAVAKYSRGRTRVKRTRRILVEFLGELDQDYVAAFARLEERRHALNTMDEAELLVIDGEILPRRGSSELWANVESLSIMLVKELLRRGVPVVGVLKRSYSKHIAGMIGVPLSDKAIASLVLRRGEFIEVTHNREQLAKLGCRIVFYKPLRGFAEAVKLEVCSRQVPVDDVVAVLAREAGPTGLPWMIDLVDSVVKKEVAHIGAVHSLLLARLARGRRHTLAYHTNPQEKNRA, from the coding sequence GTGGTAGAGATAATAGAGTTTAACGATGTACGCGACGCCGTAGAGAGAATAGCTAGTAAGCTCCCATTAGTCGATGAGAAGCTCAGACTTCTCGTCGAGCGAAACATTGGTATAAAGCGTGTCACAAATCATGTAGCTTCTCCCGACCCGGTGTATGCTGTAGACTCCGCCTTTCCACGCTCGCCGCTCGACTTAGTAGGCATGTCGATGAGCATCGTGGCTGTGGCGGTGGCCAAGTATTCCCGCGGTAGGACAAGGGTCAAACGTACTAGAAGAATACTCGTTGAATTCCTCGGAGAACTAGACCAGGACTATGTGGCGGCATTTGCTAGGCTTGAGGAGCGCCGGCACGCGTTAAACACTATGGATGAAGCCGAGCTGCTAGTAATTGATGGAGAAATTCTCCCACGTCGCGGTAGCTCGGAGCTCTGGGCTAACGTAGAGTCTCTGAGCATAATGCTTGTCAAAGAACTACTCCGCAGGGGTGTGCCAGTAGTAGGCGTGCTTAAACGGAGCTATTCAAAGCACATAGCGGGTATGATAGGTGTGCCTCTTAGTGATAAGGCTATTGCATCGCTTGTGCTGCGCCGGGGAGAATTTATCGAGGTTACACACAATCGAGAGCAGCTAGCCAAGCTAGGATGTAGGATAGTCTTCTACAAGCCGTTACGAGGATTTGCGGAGGCTGTAAAGCTGGAAGTATGTAGCAGACAGGTGCCGGTAGACGACGTGGTAGCCGTCCTGGCTAGGGAGGCCGGCCCTACTGGGCTACCATGGATGATAGACCTGGTCGACTCTGTGGTTAAGAAGGAGGTTGCTCATATAGGTGCTGTGCATAGCCTTCTCCTCGCTAGGCTAGCTCGCGGCAGGAGGCATACCCTAGCATACCATACGAATCCGCAGGAGAAGAACCGTGCCTAG
- a CDS encoding 6-hydroxymethylpterin diphosphokinase MptE-like protein gives MKEMVLLLGELLDAIRGTMGYSLREDCRAARILDRLLYEAALEGRYRSIPSVCKTIESRHVCIAGGSESLEDNTDQLFGCEKIVAVDGATVLLMKYGLVPDIVVTDLDGSWHYIMEASRAGAIVVVHAHGDNIAALRGIVPRIENVAGTTQCMATRFATIAPGFTDGDRALGLAIACRASRVTLYGMNTRERVGWWSKPWLKKSIDPWPEKVRKLHIAEGMMRLFTVYALERGIWVEHV, from the coding sequence ATGAAGGAGATGGTACTGCTGCTCGGCGAGCTGCTAGACGCCATACGTGGAACCATGGGTTATAGCCTCCGTGAGGATTGTAGAGCTGCACGGATACTGGATCGGCTCCTCTACGAGGCTGCCCTCGAGGGAAGATATAGGAGTATTCCCAGCGTCTGCAAGACCATCGAGAGCCGGCATGTGTGTATTGCGGGTGGCTCGGAGAGCCTCGAAGACAATACTGACCAGTTGTTCGGGTGTGAGAAAATAGTAGCCGTCGACGGTGCGACAGTACTGTTAATGAAGTATGGACTCGTCCCCGATATAGTTGTCACGGATTTGGATGGCTCCTGGCACTACATCATGGAGGCTAGTAGGGCTGGAGCCATTGTAGTAGTACATGCCCATGGTGACAACATAGCCGCGCTCCGCGGGATAGTGCCTAGAATAGAAAACGTAGCGGGGACAACACAGTGTATGGCTACACGCTTCGCGACCATAGCTCCAGGCTTCACCGACGGGGACCGTGCACTCGGCCTCGCTATAGCGTGTCGAGCCTCCCGAGTGACTCTCTACGGTATGAATACGAGGGAGCGTGTTGGCTGGTGGTCTAAGCCGTGGTTGAAGAAGAGTATAGACCCGTGGCCTGAGAAAGTACGCAAGCTGCATATCGCTGAGGGTATGATGCGCCTATTCACGGTATATGCGCTAGAGAGGGGTATCTGGGTTGAACATGTGTGA